One Antedon mediterranea chromosome 1, ecAntMedi1.1, whole genome shotgun sequence genomic window, TATTCAGATTGATTCGTACGTGGATGATTCGTACGTggataaattacaaatttcttTTGCAACTACAATGATTGGAAGTCTTAAGTTTAATTGTTATTAAGTTCTTATTATAATTGTGCTTATCAGTCAGCCAGACGACAGGTCGAACCTTTCCAGGTTGTCTGCTCGCCTCCTGTCTGTGTTGcattaaacatataataatctttattgtctttctttcttgtttgttctttttcacatacataaaatcaaaactaaagacaaaagaccaaaaaaaaaagctttcgcTTATCGAGTTTTggcctttaaaaataaataaaacttaaactaGAACGTATAtcataagaaaattaattacataaatgaaaatgaataactCACTGGCATTAtcaatatgaatatgaaataagTAATAGAAGAATAgtatacacattttttgtttgtttttaaatagaaaaaactAGAAAAAAACTAAGCATCATATAAGGTTATTAAATGTTCTTTGACTTTGATGGCAAATtgtgttttaaatgaaattgaCTTAATATTTACTGGGAGTTTATTCCAGAGTTTGGGACCTTGGTATGTTATATTGGTTTGAGATAGAGTCGTACGGCAAAATGTCTTTTAGGCCTATGTCTTTTACATTTTGGACGAAAtaagcatattattattattattattattataaattaagttagatataTTTAGTAACGAGAAATAATTAAACAGGTGATTATTGTAAAATTAGATTCAGATTCGAAACGTAGATTAATTTAATTACGGTTGCCACAAGGGTAATATCGCTGTGCTACTACCTCACTGATTTACATTCATAATGCACTTAATTACAAAGGGCTGGCCACTAATCACTAAGGCAACATTCTACTTATTGATTGTAAACTACCTCGTCTTAGAGAATCCTGTTACACTTATGAAGataagtatatattattatacacttTATAAAAGTACAGCTGCGCTCGGCGCAAGAGTTCAACTTTTAGTATTGAGTATTAGGACCAATTAATTAGGttctttaaacagtcctggctttgtttgtataaAACCTGTTAGTGgtggtaattatcgctgttggtttcgattgaataaaataaaatgaaaattctcAATTGTAACTTCTAGTCTGTACCATTTGttcattttatcataattataaagCATCCCCTCTAATCTACAGaatcaatgtaggcctaattgttgtTTACAATAAAGGATAAATGTATACGGTTTACGAATGTTGTTATTGCAAACAAATCTTCAAAACCGTAACAATGAAACTAATGTTAAAATAAAGAATCGGAAGTAGGCCTATCCGACCACATTCAATAGATTTAGAGGTTCTCACCTTGTACGTATGTCACATAAGATAAAGTATATTCTATCTACGAAGATCCGTAAGTACTGAAATGTATTGCACACAAAAAGTATTTTCCTATTCACTCACtaaagcctattttccactaggcgaatttgttcgcacGAATCGAAAGCGCAAGCtcatacgcatgcgtattcatcttccaaatccttctctacgcatgcgtataaggtGACGCATTCGATatattcgcgcgaacaaattcgtcAGGTGGAAACGAATCGAAAGTGTTGActaatgcgcatgcgtattttGTGACGTAAATACACGCAACCAATCACAATTTTCGATTTTCGTGAATGAGTTTACTTGCGCATCTAATGTTTTGGTACGTCGCTTAAAAGCAACAAATGCTTTATAGCGCATACCACCGACAACCAGAAACAACTACCTGGATTACAAAATTATAAGATTACGGCTTCAGAAGAGGCAACGAGTTTTAAACTCACTGCCTCTTTAATATCACTAAAGCTAAGCAGGTAAGCAGCTTGCACACATGTTTATTATCTTAATATTGCAGTACCGTAATGGGCGTGACATGCATACCATCAAAAAATATCTAGTTAGGCCTTtttagtaagtaggcctattgtttttaGCACGTAACTCGTGACGAAATGACTGACACATACTACAGAGCTGCAGTTTGTTCTTCGCGGCTATCGACGCTCTTTATTGAAGTCATCATCTTcgaaatatgttattttgttgcGGTGTTTTACGATTACCTTGCATATGCTTTTGAATATCTGGAGTAACTGCTAAACTGTATCTTAAATCAGACAATCCCGCTGGATAAGGCCTTAGATCTGAAGTACCATATCTTTGTATGTTGGGATAGCTATCATTCCCGTATGGACGTGACACGGTTACGAACATCAGACGATCAAAAAACTCCACCTGATCGCCTTGATACTTGAACATGCCTTCTGTCAATTCTCTAACTCCTGTCATGATTTCAAAAGTACTAATTATTTCCATTTGTGGTGGAAACTTTTGATTCAGCATCGCCAACCACTTCACCTTTGGCATGACGATTGGTAGAACCTCAACATCCCATTTCACGTCAACTCTCTGAGATTGTAAGCATCGTAAAATCTTCAGATACGGGTCATTACTATCCTCTTTAACGAATCGTTTATTTGCTTCAGTAAAAAAAGGTAAAGTGCTCATTGGTGCTGGTCTGTGAATAATCAACAATTTGCCTTCTTTTGTCAAAGTCTTCATGATATGTCTAAACGTCTCCTTTGGGTTTGTAAAGTGTTCAAATGCACCGTGTAGGATTATCTTATCAAATGGCGGTTCTTTGTCTTCTGTCAATCCCTCAGAAAGTTCCCGAAAGTATTGCTCCGCGCCAATATGGTCTATTTTAAATGGAAGTAATCTCTGGTTTGAAGTCTCTTCGTAGAATATAACTCCGGGGAATATATTTGCTATTGGTTGTAAAAGACAAAACTTCTCTTTGATTTTTTCGGCATAAGAACCTTTACTACATCCAACATACGCAAATCTATCGTGCGTGTCTAGTTCAAGATGTTTGTGAATCTGTTTAAAAAGATTCTCGTCATAGATTGACCCAAAGCTGAACAGATCATCGTCTGCCTTTTCCGTGACATTTAGTTGACCTTGCCAATGCTCTGAGATCACAGAGAAAGGTTGTGGATACTTGGGAAGAACAAGTTGCTTATCAACAGACTGTGATGTCATCATGCAGACGATTTGTCAGAACACTACAAAAGgataacaaaaaatacaatatatgaATTTAGGATTAGGTTAAAAATCTTAACTTTGTACACCTGATCTATACTAAACTATTAACGTAAaaaagatattatataataaagttTGTAATATTAGGCCTAACAAAGCATATTAGGTAGAATTGTAACCAGCTGTAATGTTACTAAATTAAAGttctgatgtgcccatggacacgatgatgtcatatcactaccatatttaggcatatcactaccatatttgagcacatcacacttttttgtcaaactagtttgatagtgtagacagctacGTTCACACTTAAAGTAAACGGTGCCGTACAATTCTGTATGATTTCCCATTGAATTGTTTCCGTTTTGTTTTATATCTCGTTCTGCTTTTTGTTTCGTAATTTCAAACGTGTTCTCTCCATTTCTGGTGgcttattgaaattaaataaatttaattatctaaCAAAGGGTGCCGTCATCCGTTCCGTGAATCGGAACAAGTCTGAATGTTGTTTCGTTATAGATATTTTTAACTAtcaacataggcctacttgagGATCGTAATTTCGATATTTGTTTTTTCCAGGTTTGTCTGTCTAGTACATTTAGAGCGTCAAACCCAAAGGTCATTGTCATGGCAATGTATGCTGCCACCAGGAAGTTTGCAGGGttcaaattcaatattttattgacTTCACTAAATTATCGAAAATTATCATGGTATAATATTCCATATTAACTTATATTAAACAGTCTATGGAAGAACTTATATGGTTGATCCGTTATTTTGGTAAGTTTCGTAGATCTATATATTCTTATGGAGTTATATTTCACAAATGGTCCTTAAATAGCCACCATATTCACTAAACACGCTCTACCAAGAACTAAAGTAGGCCTTACTTCTTGAACTTAATAATGATAAAACGTAATAAAAAGCATTAAAGCATCATTTATAATTGaacttttgatattttttacaaCTTACCCGTTACAATCGAACCACGTCTTTCCTTTTGGTGTATGTCTGCTGTTTTGTTAAGCACGTTTTATAGGGTGAGTGTACATGCTCACTTAAGAGACAATGCACACAAAAGTCGCTTATTCGTTGTCTATCATGATCGATAACTGCAAGTATTGTTTACCCCGTTGCTAAGCACCCTCTGTTAGCTTTAGTTTTACAATATTCCTTTACAGATAGTGGTATAGGAACGTCACGTTTGTCAATAGATACAATATAAAAGATCGCATTATTGACATATGAGCCCAATTTTATTGACGTCATAAAAACcgataatttaaattaattaaatgtcaacCATGAATACTAGAAATAATTTCTATGGCAACATACAATTGTGTGTGCACAATGGAAAACCTAAATTGAAATCttgcaattacattttaatttacgATGATTTTAATCAATCCATTGTTATGCAATATTTATAGCAATAACCTTgcaagtttaatttattttgacatCTATCAACGCAATATGCGTACTTTTTGTGGTTAAATTTCTACTTAATAGTTATGTCATGTTAATTTATAAACTAGATGTGTTTGATAACTGGACATAATGACGAATTCACATGCAGGGCTGTTATGTGTATTATGAAGAGAATCGATTGTAGTGGACTGGACATTGAGTTGAGTATTAATGGTACCGTCAAAAACggtataaatagaaataaaaagaacaatgaAAAGGTTATATACACATGAGTTGGTGTTTAATGTTCAGAAAGGTCTAAAAGAAGGCTACAAATCAAATACCATAACATTTCAActgaataattattaatatgaaatataacTTTACGTTTACAGGTTAAACAAGGAAACCTTCAAGTATGTCGTTGAGGAACTAAGGCCATATATTGAGAAATCTAGTAACAACAATGGTCCCACATTCTCTGCAGAATGGAGAGTTGCCATGACACTTTACAGATTATCATCAGGTATTTTTAAACTATATTCAATCTATAAATTGgatatttacatttacaaaggTAACTCGAAATaggtattattataacaaactGCAAATATTAAAGCATACACTTAATTTTGTGTTGGTTGACAATGTTTGGctatacattatatacaaactGAGTATTTATCATATAGCTGTAAAAACAGTAaatgtacaaaaacaaaatgttcatCCGTCTTTAAGATTTtataagaaaaaacaaatttatatttaaacacCTATGTCAAAAACTTCTGATTCATGTTAAACTTCTGATAGATGTTGGCTCTCTGACTGGTGTTTGACTACTGATCAGTGTTACACTACTAAGAGGTGTTTAAATTCTGATTTGTGAAACACTTCTGATCAGTGTTTGACTTCAGATCAGTGTTACACTATTAAGGTGTTTAAACTTCTGATTGGTGCTAAACTTATGATCAGTGTTTGACTTCAGATCAGTGTTACACTATTAAGGTGTTTAAACTTCTGATTAGTGCTAAACTTGTGATCACTGTTTGACTTCAGATCAGTGTTACACTATTAAGGTGTTTAAACTTCTGATTAGTGCTAAACTTGTGATCAGTGTTTGACTTCAGATCGAACTACTAATAGGTGTTTTGCTACTAATAGTCTGTGATAAACTTCTGAACGATGTTAAACTTCTCATCAGTAATTGTACTATCTGGTTCCAGTTATCATACCAGGTGCATCAATGAGACGACATAAtcacaaataaatgaaatgaagtaCACTCAAGTGGTCACAATCTCAGCAACTTTTTTAAGATCCGACATCAACATTTTTAGACATCGCTTAGCCAACGGCATGTCATCAAACGAAGTTTTGCTACCTGGTTTAGGCTGTGGTATCAAATAAACTGATTCTA contains:
- the LOC140050038 gene encoding uncharacterized protein, producing the protein MMTSQSVDKQLVLPKYPQPFSVISEHWQGQLNVTEKADDDLFSFGSIYDENLFKQIHKHLELDTHDRFAYVGCSKGSYAEKIKEKFCLLQPIANIFPGVIFYEETSNQRLLPFKIDHIGAEQYFRELSEGLTEDKEPPFDKIILHGAFEHFTNPKETFRHIMKTLTKEGKLLIIHRPAPMSTLPFFTEANKRFVKEDSNDPYLKILRCLQSQRVDVKWDVEVLPIVMPKVKWLAMLNQKFPPQMEIISTFEIMTGVRELTEGMFKYQGDQVEFFDRLMFVTVSRPYGNDSYPNIQRYGTSDLRPYPAGLSDLRYSLAVTPDIQKHMQGNRKTPQQNNIFRR